In Drosophila subpulchrella strain 33 F10 #4 breed RU33 chromosome 3R, RU_Dsub_v1.1 Primary Assembly, whole genome shotgun sequence, the following are encoded in one genomic region:
- the LOC119548727 gene encoding acyl-coenzyme A thioesterase 9, mitochondrial, with protein sequence MLRSLLGAQKCWGLIRSRKLMEVATKQAPASFAVPKRHYSPPTHIKQSAVANESGTMAEIKQEMMKRLGLEPGYNPLPKSREQLLKYQPKLEDLPPRAMQDSFTSAIIPLSTDRTLQDKYVTYLGHVRFGRLLEDMDMFAAWCCHKHLKLPNLPEGVHLPYTFVTILVDRIDFTNVQASGTQDIRLSGHVSWVGTSSIEVVVWLEQMVAGRYQKLTRALFLMAARNATNTGAAPVSPIQPANEEEKEILAGGADRKKKRQILCAQSVFKVEPNDPEQTLMYELYKRTTPSNTLELNKRILPPNCRWMEDSFQMSTIPSFPEHRNHHNRVFGGFLMRSALEISWAAAFLYCKTRPKLEHISDISFEKPVGVDSFIKMTAYVVYTKLNYVQIMTVADVLDTHTGSQVTTNTFYYTFSSPDTVTEVLPRSYHETMWYIQGRRKFEASMGLK encoded by the exons ATGCTGCGTTCTTTGTTGGGAGCCCAAAAGTGCTGGGGATTGATCCGCAGCAGAAAACTCATGGAGGTGGCCACCAAACAGGCGCCTGCTTCCTTTGCGGTGCCCAA GCGTCACTACTCACCGCCCACTCATATTAAGCAATCGGCGGTGGCCAATGAATCCGGAACCATGGCGGAGA TCAAGCAGGAGATGATGAAACGATTGGGTCTAGAGCCCGGCTACAACCCGCTGCCAAAATCCAGGGAGCAGTTGCTCAAGTACCAGCCAAAGTTGGAGGATCTGCCACCGAGAGCCATGCAGGACTCCTTCACCTCGGCCATCATTCCCCTGAGCACGGATCGCACTTTGCAGGACAAGTATGTGACCTATCTGGGCCACGTGCGATTTGGGCGGCTGCTGGAGGACATGGATATGTTTGCTG CTTGGTGCTGTCATAAGCACCTGAAGCTGCCGAACCTGCCAGAGGGAGTTCACCTGCCGTACACCTTTGTGACCATTCTGGTGGACCGCATCGACTTCACCAATGTCCAGGCTTCAGGTACCCAGGACATCCGGCTTTCCGGCCACGTCTCATGGGTGGGAACCAGTTCCATTGAGGTCGTGGTCTGGCTGGAGCAGATGGTAGCTGGACGGTACCAAAAGCTCACCCGAGCTCTGTTCCTAATGGCGGCCAGAAATGCCACCAACACGGGAGCCGCTCCTGTGAGTCCCATACAGCCGGCTAATGAGGAGGAGAAGGAGATTCTCGCTGGTGGCGCAGACAGAAAGAAGAAGCGACAGATTCTTTGCGCACAGTCCGTCTTCAAGGTGGAGCCCAACGATCCCGAGCAGACGCTCATGTATGAGCTTTACAAGAGGACCACTCCCAGCAACACTTTGGAGCTGAACAAGCGCATCCTGCCGCCGAACTGCCGCTGGATGGAGGACTCCTTCCAGATGAGCACTATTCCCTCGTTCCCGGAGCACAGGAATCACCACAACCGGGTCTTCGGGGGCTTCCTTATGCGAAGTGCCCTGGAGATTAGCTGGGCAGCAGCTTTCCTTTACTGCAAAACGCGACCCAAACTGGAGCACATCTCGGACATCAGTTTCGAGAAGCCCGTGGGCGTGGATAGCTTTATCAAGATGACGGCCTACGTGGTGTACACGAAGCTCAACTACGTGCAGATCATGACCGTTGCGGACGTCCTAGATACGCACACGGGCAGCCAGGTGACCACCAACACGTTCTACTACACCTTCTCGTCTCCGGACACGGTAACTGAGGTCCTTCCCCGGTCCTACCACGAAACCATGTGGTACATCCAAGGTCGTCGCAAGTTCGAGGCTAGCATGGGTTTGAAATAG
- the LOC119548733 gene encoding acyl-coenzyme A thioesterase 9, mitochondrial-like: MLPALLGARKCRGFLMARNLLQLASKKSRRYYSSGDDIKKSSVDNPNCTMAEIKEDMMKSLGLEPGYTREPKSREELLQYQPKIEELPARSMQDSFSSAIIPLSKNPMLQDKYINFRGFVRLGRLLEDMDYFAAWCCHRHLKLPNLPEGVPLPYTIVTILVDRIDFTEITASGTQDIRLSGHVSWVGTSSMEVVVWLEQKVDEKYQKITRALFLMAARNATNTGSAPVNPIQPANEEEKLILAGGAERKQHRQILSAQSVFKVEPNAQEQSLIYEIYKRTSPTEHVGPLKRLLPPDCCWMEDSFQMSTIPSFPEHRNHHNTVFGGFLMRSALEISWAAAFLFCKTRPKLEHISDISFEKPVSVNSFIKMTAYVVYTKLNYVQIMTVADVLDPYSGNRVTANAFYYTFAAPDTVTEVLPRSYHETMWYIHGRRKFNASNVYKSETIS, from the exons atgCTACCTGCATTGCTTGGAGCCCGTAAGTGCCGGGGCTTTCTTATGGCCAGGAACCTCTTGCAGTTGGCCAGTAAAAAGTCCAG GCGTTACTATTCTTCGGGCGATGACATCAAAAAATCATCGGTAGACAATCCAAACTGCACTATGGCGGAGA TCAAGGAGGATATGATGAAGAGCTTGGGCCTAGAGCCCGGCTACACCCGAGAGCCAAAGTCCAGGGAAGAGCTCCTTCAGTACCAACCCAAGATCGAGGAACTGCCTGCACGATCCATGCAGGATTCCTTCTCCTCGGCCATCATTCCTCTGAGCAAGAATCCCATGCTGCAGGACAAGTATATAAACTTTAGAGGCTTCGTCCGCCTCGGCAGGCTTCTGGAGGACATGGACTATTTTGCCG CTTGGTGTTGCCATAGGCACTTGAAGCTTCCCAATTTGCCGGAGGGAGTGCCTCTGCCCTACACCATTGTGACCATACTGGTGGACCGGATCGACTTCACCGAAATCACAGCATCAGGCACACAGGACATTCGCCTATCCGGTCACGTCAGCTGGGTGGGAACCAGTTCCATGGAGGTGGTGGTGTGGCTGGAGCAGAAGGTCGATGAAAAGTACCAAAAAATCACACGTGCTCTGTTCCTTATGGCGGCCAGAAATGCCACCAACACGGGATCCGCTCCTGTGAATCCCATACAGCCGGCCAACGAGGAGGAGAAACTGATCCTGGCTGGCGGGGCAGAAAGAAAGCAGCACCGGCAGATACTGAGCGCCCAGTCCGTCTTCAAAGTGGAACCCAACGCTCAGGAGCAGTCGCTGATATACGAGATCTACAAGAGGACCTCCCCCACCGAGCACGTGGGTCCGCTAAAGCGTCTCCTGCCACCCGACTGCTGCTGGATGGAGGACTCCTTCCAGATGAGCACTATTCCGTCATTTCCGGAGCACAGGAATCACCACAACACTGTCTTCGGGGGGTTTCTTATGCGAAGTGCCCTGGAGATTAGCTGGGCAGCAGCTTTCCTCTTCTGCAAAACGCGACCCAAACTGGAGCACATCTCGGACATCAGCTTCGAGAAGCCCGTGAGCGTGAATAGCTTCATCAAAATGACAGCCTATGTTGTATACACGAAGCTCAACTACGTGCAGATCATGACCGTAGCCGATGTCCTGGACCCGTATTCCGGCAACCGTGTGACCGCTAACGCGTTTTATTACACTTTCGCAGCTCCGGATACGGTTACTGAAGTCCTTCCCCGGTCCTACCACGAAACCATGTGGTACATCCATGGTCGCCGCAAGTTCAATGCCAGCAATGTTTATAAGTCTGAAACAATTTCCTAG
- the LOC119548725 gene encoding acyl-coenzyme A thioesterase 9, mitochondrial gives MISQMARGLGMVLAKRCSLSAVRRRRLLVANCPALASHQMTRSYVLDNGPKVKSDHRSGTMVDVARTIREQSGVDVGYHTIPKPRDHLLQHEPKREELPPRTMLDSHTTAILPLSASELIRESYVNHLGRVRLGRIMEELDMFAVWICHRHVKLPKLPKGVPLPYTFVTLLVDKVEFTNLERLQVNQDIEISGHISWAGRSSMEITIYVRQLIPGSREYIDVTKAIFVMVARNATNTAAAPINPLEVGNETEKLIWEQAEKRQKLRKSTAMESVLSSPPREYEQTIMYEILKRTTPTNSMDLNKRVLPPKCRWMEDSLQSTMIAPFPENRNAQNTIFGGYLMRQAVEISFIMASIYLGDRPILTCISDISFMHPVHVNRFLQLTAYVVYAAQNYVQLMTVAQIWDAKSGKVQTTNVFYLTYRADKVLDEVLPRSYREMLWYIHGRRKLLAALHLQPELPDPIDVPTESSRNICT, from the exons ATGATCTCTCAGATGGCAAGGGGACTCGGAATGGTGCTGGCGAAAAGATGCTCCTTATCGGCCGTCCGGCGGAGGCGTCTGTTGGTCGCCAACTGCCCCGCGCTTGCTAGCCACCAGATGACCAGGAGCTATGTGCTGGACAACGGGCCCAAGGTAAAATCGGATCACCGCTCAGGAACGATGGTTGATG TGGCTCGTACCATTCGCGAGCAATCCGGCGTGGACGTGGGCTATCATACCATTCCCAAGCCCCGGGACCATCTCCTGCAGCACGAGCCCAAAAGAGAGGAGCTCCCACCGAGAACCATGTTGGATTCCCACACCACTGCCATTCTGCCCCTCAGTGCCAGCGAGTTAATCCGCGAGAGCTATGTTAATCACCTGGGCAGGGTGAGATTGGGTCGGATTATGGAGGAGCTGGACATGTTTGCAGTGTGGATCTGTCATCGCCATGtaaagctacccaagcttccAAAGGGAGTTCCCCTGCCTTACACCTTCGTCACATTGCTCGTGGACAAAGTGGAGTTCACCAATCTGGAGCGGTTGCAGGTCAACCAGGACATCGAGATCAGCGGACACATCTCGTGGGCGGGACGCAGCTCCATGGAGATCACCATCTATGTGAGGCAGTTAATACCTGGAAGCAGGGAATATATCGATGTGACCAAAGCCATCTTTGTCATGGTGGCCAGAAATGCCACAAACACAGCTGCGGCGCCCATTAATCCTCTAGAGGTTGGTAACGAAACCGAGAAGCTCATTTGGGAGCAGGCTGAGAAGCGGCAGAAGCTGCGCAAGTCCACGGCCATGGAGTCGGTGCTCAGTTCGCCACCCAGGGAATACGAGCAGACCATCATGTACGAGATCCTCAAGAGAACCACTCCGACCAACAGCATGGATCTCAATAAGCGTGTCCTGCCGCCAAAATGCCGCTGGATGGAGGACTCCCTGCAGTCGACAATGATTGCTCCGTTTCCGGAGAACAGGAATGCACAGAACACCATCTTTGGAGGCTACCTGATGCGCCAGGCCGTGGAGATAAGCTTCATAATGGCCAGCATCTATCTGGGCGATCGGCCCATCCTCACATGCATCTCGGACATCAGTTTTATGCACCCAGTGCATGTAAATAGGTTCCTCCAGCTCACCGCCTACGTGGTTTATGCCGCCCAGAATTACGTCCAGCTGATGACCGTGGCCCAGATTTGGGATGCTAAGAGCGGTAAGGTGCAGACCACGAATGTCTTCTACTTGACGTACAGGGCGGACAAGGTTCTGGACGAAGTACTACCGCGATCCTACCGAGAAATGCTCTGGTACATCCACGGCAGGCGGAAACTCCTGGCCGCCTTGCACTTGCAACCGGAGCTTCCCGATCCCATCGACGTGCCCACGGAGAGCTCAAGAAATATCTGTACTTAG